GCTGATATTCGCGGATGTGGTGGAATTGGCAGACGCGCTAGCTTCAGGTGCTAGTGGTTTCACGACCGTGCGGGTTCAAGTCCCGCCATCCGCACCATTTCATAAAAATGACTCCTTCGGGCTATCGTCCGGAGGAGTCATTTTTGAGATTTGTATTTTCTTGAACTTTTTTATTGATTATCTTTAAGCAATCAAGATATTTATTTTAGACAGCTCCTATACCATAAAGTTGAACAAACTTAAAACTCACTTACAACACGAGGAGGCTTTATGGCAAATCAGATCAAACACCAAAGTAAATGGACTCCCGGGCTCGGTGTCATAATATTCGTGATCACGATGTTATGGCTCGTTCTCGGATCAACTTTCATTACATTAATGCTGCAGTACAAGCGGACATTGACGGCTGATCAAATGCTGATTACTGACAAGTAAAGATTCTCTGTAAACCGTATTAATAATTTAGGTTCGCGAAGGCTAACCGATTCGTGTATAATGGTTTCGGTTCAAGAATAATAAGTTATACGGAGGTCACAGAATGAAGAATTATTTCGATCTTAAGGATCAGGTTGCCATCGTTACAGGTTGCTCCACAGGTCTCGGAGTCCAGATGGCAGAAGCACTTGCAAACCAGAGCTGTAACATCGCAGTAGTTGCAAGAAGACAGAATCTTATCGATGAGGTTGCGGCTAAGATCAAGGAAACATACGGTGTTGAGACTATTGCCATCGCATGTGATATCACGGATACGGCTAAAGTTGAAGCTATGGTAGATGCCGTATACGATAAGTTCGGACGCATCGATATTCTTATCAATAATGCAGGTACAGGCGCAGTAGCTCCCGCAGTTGATATTACAGACGATCAGTTCTACAACGAACTTAATATCGATCTCTTCGGTTCTTTCAGAGTTGCAAGAGCAGTTGCCAAGAAGGCAATGATCCCTGCAGGTTACGGAAGAGTCATCAACATCGCTTCCATGTATGGTCTCGTAGGTAATAAGGCTGCTACATGTGCTCCTTACCATGCAGCAAAGGGCGGCGTCGTTAACATGACAAGAGCGCTCGCTGCTGAGTGGGCTAATCAGGGCATCACAGTTAATTCCATCTGCCCCGGTTATTTCTGGACACCTCTTACTGCAGAGACACTCGATTCGGATTACTTCCAGGCTTACATGAAGAGTGCAGTTCCCGCTGAGCGTTACGGTAAGGAGGGAGAGCTCGATACATGTACTCTTTTCCTTGCATCACCCGCATCTTCCTATGTAACGGGACAGAATATCGCAGTTGACGGCGGATATACGGCTATCTGATATTCAAATGATTTTCAATTGAGCGATAATTCATATAAAAACTCCCGATCGAAAGGTCGGGAGTTTTACTTTGCTTGATATGGTGCGGGCGGCGGGACTTGAACCCGCACGATTTATGGTCGGCAGATTTTGAGTCTGCTGCGTCTGCCATTCCGCCACGCCCGCAAATAAAGCGTTTTGAGCTGTATTTGTTCAGACAACATATGGATTATATTAAAAGAGCCCCCTTTTTTCAACAAAAAATATATTCAAGAAAAAATTAGACTAAACTAACGATTTATGTAGTACAATAGATGCAGTTTGAAAAAGCACAGTTCTTGCTGTGCGCAAAAATAAAGAGACGAGGTGTAAAAAATGGCAAACATTGATTTATCCAAGTACGGTATCACCGGTGCTACAGAGATCGTCCACAATCCTTCTTACGAGCTTCTTTTCGAGGAAGAGACAAAGGCTGGTCTTACAGGTTATGAAGTAGGTCAGGTAACAGAGCTTGACACTGTTAACGTAATGACAGGTATCTACACAGGACGTTCTCCTAAAGATAAGTACATTGTTATGGATGCTAACTCCAAGGATACAGTTTGGTGGACATCCGATGAGTATAAGAACGACAACCACCCTATGACAGAAGAGACATGGGCAGTTGTTAAGGACATCGCTAAGAAGGAGCTTTGCAACAAGAGACTTTTCGTTGTTGATGCATTCTGCGGTGCTAACGCTGATACAAGAATGGCTGTTCGTTTCATCGTTGAGGTTGCTTGGCAGGCTCACTTTGTTAAGAACATGTTCATCCAGCCTACAGAGGCTGAGCTTGCAAACTTCGAGCCTGATTTCGTAGTTTACAACGCTTCCAAGGCTAAGGTTGAGAACTTCAAGGAGCTTGGTCTTAACTCTGAGACATGTGTAGCTTTCAACATCACAAGCCGTGAGCAGGTTATCATCAACACATGGTACGGCGGAGAGATGAAGAAGGGTATGTTCTCCATGATGAACTACTACCTTCCTCTTAAGGGTATCGCTTCCATGCACTGCTCTGCTAACTGCGACATGGACGGTAAGCACACAGCTATCTTCTTCGGTCTTTCCGGTACAGGTAAGACAACACTTTCCACAGATCCTAAGCGTCGTCTTATCGGTGATGACGAGCACGGTTGGGATGACAACGGTGTATTCAACTTCGAGGGTGGATGCTACGCTAAGGTTATCGGCCTTGACAAGGAGTCTGAGCCCGACATCTACAACGCTATCAAGAGAAATGCTCTTCTTGAGAACGTTACAGTTGCTGACGACGGTAAGATCGACTTCGACGATAAGTCCGTAACAGAGAATACTCGTGTATCTTATCCTATCAACCACATCAACAACATCGCTGCAGAAGTTAACAGTGTATCTTCCGGCCCTGCTGCTGATAACGTAATCTTCCTTTCTGCTGATGCTTTCGGAGTACTTCCTCCTGTTTCTATCCTTACACCTGAGCAGACAAAGTACTACTTCCTTTCCGGCTTCACAGCTAAGCTCGCCGGTACAGAGCGTGGAATCACAGAGCCCACTCCTACATTCTCCGCTTGCTTCGGTCAGGCTTTCCTTGAGCTTCATCCTACAAAGTACGCTGAGGAGCTCGTTAAGAAGATGGAGAAGTCCGGTGCTAAGGCTTACCTTGTAAACACAGGTTGGAATGGTACAGGAAAGAGAATCACAATCAAGGATACACGTGGAATCATCGATGCTATCCTTAACGGTGACATCAAGAACGCTCCTACAAAGACAATTCCTATGTTCAACTTTGAGGTTCCTACAGAGCTTCCCGGTGTTGATTCCGGAATCCTTGATCCTCGTGACACATACGCTGATGCTTCCGAGTGGGAAACAAAGGCTAAGGATCTTGCTGAGAGATTCAACAAGAACTTCAAGAAGTATGAGACAAACGAGGCTGGTAAGGCACTTGTATCCGCTGGTCCTCAGCTCTGATACAGAGTTAATTGCTTGAATTGATTAGAACCCCGAAGGCAACTTCGGGGTTCATTTTTATGTCTCTTAATGGAGCCATCCGAGTGTAGTATTCGAACAACAATAAAGCCTGCT
The window above is part of the Ruminococcaceae bacterium KH2T8 genome. Proteins encoded here:
- a CDS encoding gluconate 5-dehydrogenase — translated: MKNYFDLKDQVAIVTGCSTGLGVQMAEALANQSCNIAVVARRQNLIDEVAAKIKETYGVETIAIACDITDTAKVEAMVDAVYDKFGRIDILINNAGTGAVAPAVDITDDQFYNELNIDLFGSFRVARAVAKKAMIPAGYGRVINIASMYGLVGNKAATCAPYHAAKGGVVNMTRALAAEWANQGITVNSICPGYFWTPLTAETLDSDYFQAYMKSAVPAERYGKEGELDTCTLFLASPASSYVTGQNIAVDGGYTAI
- a CDS encoding phosphoenolpyruvate carboxykinase (ATP) — its product is MANIDLSKYGITGATEIVHNPSYELLFEEETKAGLTGYEVGQVTELDTVNVMTGIYTGRSPKDKYIVMDANSKDTVWWTSDEYKNDNHPMTEETWAVVKDIAKKELCNKRLFVVDAFCGANADTRMAVRFIVEVAWQAHFVKNMFIQPTEAELANFEPDFVVYNASKAKVENFKELGLNSETCVAFNITSREQVIINTWYGGEMKKGMFSMMNYYLPLKGIASMHCSANCDMDGKHTAIFFGLSGTGKTTLSTDPKRRLIGDDEHGWDDNGVFNFEGGCYAKVIGLDKESEPDIYNAIKRNALLENVTVADDGKIDFDDKSVTENTRVSYPINHINNIAAEVNSVSSGPAADNVIFLSADAFGVLPPVSILTPEQTKYYFLSGFTAKLAGTERGITEPTPTFSACFGQAFLELHPTKYAEELVKKMEKSGAKAYLVNTGWNGTGKRITIKDTRGIIDAILNGDIKNAPTKTIPMFNFEVPTELPGVDSGILDPRDTYADASEWETKAKDLAERFNKNFKKYETNEAGKALVSAGPQL